The genomic region aaaacaccTAAGTcgagatttaatttttatatataatatatattatacatatacaaatatataatatatatatacatatatatcatatatatataaacatatatattacaaatatataatatatatacatatatatcatatcatatttaaatatatatacatatatatatttacacatatatataaagtgcCCCACTTTTAAGTGGGGCACTTGATGAGGCAACCCGACTTGAAGTCGGGATTCAAAATCCCAACTATTCAATTTCCCAACTCCCccgttttttgtttttttttaatattttaatggcGAGTCGGGATTTTAAATCCCAACTcgtcatatttatataaatatatttaaaataaatatattaatataattttctttttttttagtaataaaaaattaaataactcctCTTTTACAATCATCCTATATTTAAATGTTCTCCTATATGTAATTCACATATAGAATCTCCTATTGCCCCCGTTTGGATAAAATTTCCTGAGCTTCCGTGACTCCtctttgaaaaaaatgcacTGTTTGCTATTGCAAATTTGATTGGTAAACCTCTTAGAATGGATGAGCTACAGATTTATCTAAGCCTAGTATGGCAAGAGTGTGTGTGGAACTAGATTTGACTGCTCCAAGAATTCCAACCATATTCCTGGAGTTGATGACCTCACAATTAGGCAGTCTGtgatcactttttttaaattacagccAATCATTTGTTTAGACATAGCCAAACTCAACCAGGATAAAATTTTCCCATTTTTAAACTCCTAAAGCATCTTATGAGATGTCAAAAAAGCTTAACATGCACAGTAGCAACCTAGCGCATAACCACCCTGGAACAAGAAACAAACATCATCTACATGCAGAGATGCACACAACTTTAAAGCAGCCAAGTCCTGCGAAAGACTTTCAATACACGAGAGAGCTCCACAAGTACTCTTGGGAAACCCCAATAACTGAGAACTCAACATTTCGTAGTAAAGAATTAAGGTATAGTTCAAAGGCCGTTGGGCCATGTGTTGCATGCGTggttaaaagacaaaaaaaggGGGAGAGGGCCAGGACATAGTCATCCTCTAACTGAACATCTCTAGAAGAAATTACAACATGAAATTATGGTCCAAAGAATAACATCAATAAGATGCTACAATACAGAGGTCACGCGGAGACCAGCCGAATAAGTAAAGGTCTGAAggaccataattaattacagaatTTCCAGCAGGCACTGATAAAGCAACATTAAGTTGCTACATATCTGAGGAAATCCGTCCTCCTATTCACCTATAATCGTGGTACAAAATATGAGGAGTACCCATACTATTTGTAGATACTCAATGATGATGGCTCCGGCAACTGGCCGCCATGTAAATTGTCGTGCAAATAATATACAATGCTTCACAACTGGATGTATAAAATTTACGAAATTATGAAGCTTTTGAAGTGATCGTGTATGTATTGGAATGTCTTAAGGGATGAGGGAGTCCTCACAACTGCAACTTAGAGAGGTAACTCAATCTTCTCAGACCACTTGAAGATGTCTGAATACACACGATCACCTCCCAACTCATCTCCAGTAGCACCAGCAGCAACCCTCATAATGTCCTCGATCAAAGCAAAATTTCCCATTATATCAACATGAGCGCCGCTCTGGGTCCCACGGCCCTCAAGAAGATTAGCAGGAGGAGCGTGATCGTACTCCCTCACGTAAGTTTTCAATCCAGAAGGATTGAATCTAGTTTTTCCACGCCACCCCTTTGCGCTCATGAAGCCTGCACTTAGAACAGGCACGGTCTCATCGCCATCAACTGTAAACACACCGTCTTTCAGGCAGCGattttcatcttcttcatctgCTGATGTATCGATCTGAAACGGAATGTAGCAATCTGCAGCTGGGATCTGCTTGTAAACATAAGCTCTTTCTGTTGGAATGCCAATCCCATACATAGAGTACACCTCCATGTCTGGAGCATTTGGTAACCTGCAAGACCATGTTGtttgattgaaaatatttagtgTTCTGGACTGTTGAGACACGAACAATAATTATTGGAATGTCTTGAAAAAGTAAGAACTTCTTTCATATTGCAGTTGCACTAATCCCTTACTCTGCAATGAATGTTTATTATAGATTGATGGATGAAATCCGTGGAGTTGAATAGAAAATCATCTGGTGAAGAACATATAGAATGTGGATCATCTCACCTTGTTTCCAATGGATTTGACCAATATTTATAGTGTGAATATTTGGGGTCGTCCAAATTATCAGCGATTCCATATGAAAAATGAGCACTACCACGTTCCATCATTTTAGGGGCAACATAGTGTAGAAGATCCAATACATCACCAGCAGTATAAGCTTTGTATTCAGCTACAGCTTTGATGCCACTGATACCCATGTCATGATACTCCGTCCAAACATCATGACAGGTGTTATTTGCCACATTGTTACCCTTTATAGCATCCTGCAGAGAACAGCCCACTTGGTCATATCAATGTAAGATCAAGTGGCCGACTTCGCGTTGCGTGATACAGACAGCACATAACAACATCAGAAGTGGCATTAAAAAGTTCATGATCCCTCTGCTAAGACAAAGCTTTTCAAATGGAAATGGATTTTTCTATTGACGAATATCATGAAGAATGTCAGAAATGTTACCCTAAAGTCAATCCTCTGAATCTCAGAAGAATCTGCGTCTGCTACATCTTTTCCAAAAGATATTATTCTTCCATAATGGACATGTTTTGATTGTGATTCAGTATTGATGGGATTCTCTGTACTATTGATACTTTGCTTTCTCTTGCTTGGAACATAGCCTTCCTCAGGTGACCAGTCAAGACTACCCCAAATGGTTTCTCCACCTTTTGGTATCATAGACATTGTCGAATCCCATGTCCTCGTCATCTTCATTATGTGCTGCAGAGTTTGGATTCGAAATAAATCCTTATCGAGAACACCCGGGGCAATGGCCCTGCAGTACAATTGACAAAAAATCGGACAGGCAACTGCATTACCTATGCAAGTTTACAGTATAATAAACAAACAAGTTTatgtatttctaaatttacCTGGCAACAGCGATATCCTTTGCTTCCGCAGAGAAAAGCCCAGAAACGGCTTTTGGAACACCTAAAAGAGGTCCGCCAATGTTCATCACAGCCTTTATATGTTTAGCGCACCAATCTGGTCCACCCCCTCCACCCATTGGAGCGGGTGCCTCAACCCACTTCATAAAATGCAAAAAGTATAGAACACCCATGGAATGTGGAATTATTACTGCCTTGTTGCCACCATTTGTAGCAACCATCAACtcaatattactttttattcgGCTAAGCGTCTGGTCACGCACCTGGAAAACAAATATACTGTCAACGTCAGAATTGAAGAAACCAGTGGTCTTATCAAAACAAACCTCAAACAGAAACAAGATTGATATATGTTAAACACATACCTCTGTATTCTGGAACGAAAGCCTCCAGTCATATGCAGCCATGTACATCGTTTTCTCTTCATACCCGATCCTTGCAAGATTAGCAATTAGAACTGCCCAGACAAAATATCCTGGAGCAAAGTAATCTGCAGCAACGAGACCAGTGACAGGCCTGACTCTTACACCAGAAGGATCCATACCAGTTTCGTTATCCAACGACATATGTTCCACCCAACATAAAGgtctacaaaaataaaaatcaggAAAAATCATACACAAAGCATGAGAAATAGCTTCCCTATAGTTTCTTATATTAAACAAACAGAATACGGAACATAGGTTAACACAATGAAACAGAAAGCATGTCAGTTTTTCAATAAGCAACTCTTGACAAACTGATTAACCCTCAGAAAGAAAAGCTAATAGCTTTGACCAAACAGACAGCCCTTGAGGCCCCGTTTACAATAGTTGGACTAAagtaagtaaaataattgGGTTTTATGGTTTCTCAGGTAGAAACATTATGAGGTATTATATCTTGGTTCCGCATAAGTATCAAGTTAACAAAACTCTCAAGAAAGTTTTAACCTCGAAACTAAAATCAAAACCCAAATATTCCTTATACatcaacttatttaatttgaagcATTAAGTATGAACTCTTTCACCTATCTATCAATCAAACCGAAAACCTCGAACCACAAACCAATCTATATCTTCCAAAATACATCCACCACTTCAGTTCACTCGATGAAATTTcaatgtaaaaaagaaaaatggatcaTCTGGACCAATAAACAAAGCCCATTTAAAACAGACTTTTACCTCTTATAGACCTCTCCAAATGTGCCTCCCCACAGCCTTTTTCTAAACAAACCATCGGCACAACTATGTCCCTCCCACAGCTCCAGTCCACCAGTCACAATCCCCGGCACAAAAACCACTGGATGCTTAGCCTGCAACCCCTCTTTTTTCAACTTCACCCCTGGCGGGTCGGGCATTGGTCCGGTTATCACCTCAGTGACGTATTGTGGAAAAGAAGAAGGCATCATATTGTATAGAAACAAGAGTGCCCACCACACAACACATATGCACCCAATGAACCAGCAGCAGCTATCCACACAAGACCATTTGCTCCGCTTTTCTGGTTTCTGAGTCTCGGGTTTTTTCTCCTCCGGATCCTGCATTTGGGTTGCATCCTGTACTGGGCCCTTTCTCCTTCTTAGCAGCGACATCCTGATGCCTCtgcattgaaaataaattatcagaattaatcttttaaaaaatgaactgAGATCACATTAACCAATATGGAAAAgctataaatatgtaatattaacCAGTTGCTGCCTGTATCTATGTATGtatacttttcttttgatcTTTCTTATTTAGTGTTCAatggtggtggaggtggtgaGCAGCGGAGAGAGTGATGGCAAAAGGGTGCTGGTGGATGGCAGAGGATCAGGTGGTGAAAGGCTGCTCCGCAAGGAATGGAACATCAAAATCCATTTAAATTACAGGAGAGCTCGAACCTTTCAACATGACcgaaagaataaaaagaaaactaacaGAAGGAAATACTAAATAAGCATGCGTCACCAGATCACTCTAGTTCCCAATACGCATCAAAAACTTCGGTAACTAATTGGAAAAATCTACTGCAGCCAGAATAAGAAAGTTTTGCAATCTACATAATGTGCTCTAACTAATATTTGTCAACGacgaaaagaaacaaaacataaaaaggggaagaaaagaTAAAGCATGATTAATTAGGCACCCCGCAGCTCAATTATTAAGTTAGgcaaaaacaaacaacaacaaaGACAAATTACTCAACTATTGTACAAATGTCCAAAGTCcactttattttgtttatattgagctATTTTACTAGTTGAAAGGAACACAACTAATGTTCAGCTAAAAAAACCCTAGAAGAAACATCCTCCTCAAAAACCCTGCCGTCAGACAACCAAATCAACACATAACATTAGAAATCTCGTACACGCATAGAGAAAATGGCTTAATATGCTTACGGGAAGAGCAAACAGCGACGGCGATCTGAGAGAAACGGCAGAACAGAGCAGAAACCTCGTCGCCTGAGTGTGTGGTCCGAACGTCACCGCCGCGCTGAAACCGGACCCGGATAAAGTGGGTAATGAAATGATGGTCCGCGTctgcatttatattttctggTCAGTTCTTTTTCTCGCGTCGTGATCACCCGACATACCCGACCCGACACGACCCTTATGAGATTCGGGATTGACAATAAACCCGACTTTAACTGCCCTGTAAATTTGACCCGAGTCATCAATGAAGTCGAGGTAGTACATATGACAGTTACCATGAATTCAGGAACGTGCAATATATCTACCCAACCTCCTCAAATTAGGGACATGTCCTGTAGTTGTTGTCATATTTTTGAATCCATGTAATATGTGTATCTATACATAAAAGTCAAGGTTTGTAATGTTATATAATaccaaaatttaaactatGAACTGTACCTTCAAGGaccaatataatttaaaggataaatagtatttttagtccccACAAATTAGGCTCATTTCACTTTTAGTTTCAATCGTTACTgaattagcacttttagtcccctaatttataaaaattatagtaaaaaaatgcAGATTTCTCTgttctcttttaaaaattgaatttcatcatttctatatttctataagtttAAGCTAAGTAGAAGCAGCACAAAAATTCATATCTTCCACAAGTTAAGTAAACAGGTTAAGTGGGGCATTCATATGCTACTGTTGGAAGAAATGTCAATTTTCCATccagttaaaaatatttaatagtcACATGACCTACACTGTTAAATTATATACGAATAAATCGATGAGGATCAaaagtactaattttttataagttacaagactaaaagCACTAATCACGTAAtaaatgggaccaaaagtgaaacaGACCcaatttatgggactaaagAATAGAAGTAGCATGTCGTattgaaaaaaagattaattataaatcgAGGCCCAatgactaattttttaaattcaaattcaacacATTGAGCCTCTAcagaatattaatatagtgTAGGTAAATTACGAATCTATTATaaccttaattttatttatctcaagtttggatttaatttaaaacattaacTATTCAAGATATCatgaaattagaattaattccatttttaatttctttttgtcatttttcagTATGATGAACTTAATTGATTAGTCtcaaattatgtgtaaaacAATAGAAGTAGCATGtcgtattaaaaaaatcattaattataaatgagttTATCAAATTCAAcgtattataataaaatatttatcctaattatgtgattaatttatatactttttaaataacatgTTGTATTATGATCATAACATAATGCCAAAGAACAGTGgtacataatataataatatttataaattaattaataattttaaaataaataaataaataacatacacatactaaatatatattcgtagaatttaaactcataattttttaattatgatacgTGAATCTCACTATTCAAATAATGGACCGTTGGTGTGGATGATTTGACcaagaacaaattaattaattaaaataagaatggGAATGGGGCTTTAAACGTGTTTTTGAGTATATTATATGGTACTGTGTACCCTCCTCAACTTCATCACCTTGTCACGTGAACACTCAACGGCTATCTTGCCTTCAACTCAAGATCCCATGGATATATATTCAGATTATTGTTTtcaaatgatataataatttcctaatatttttatttattatattattaacaaaCTTAGATTATAAGTTGGAGATCATGAAGACGACTTTGTACGATAATAAATTAGCTATCATAACAAgatgtttctttttattacaaaataattttttacatttttaaataatattctaataaaaaacattatattttaacgAGTGCAAAAGTGTCAAAATGATCTAATTTGAGGATGCAATATGTCAATTATCTGACTTTTCGCTCGGTTTATTTTacgagaaaaaaaagaactattattttaagtggtgaaattatcataaatttaaatcgtATAACTTAGATACATTAAGAATGgtcttattaaaaataattaattaacaaataactaatcagtataatattttttttaataatataaaattatcatttaagtCTTATCACTCATCTccaaagaatatataaattttgtagtGAAGATTGAGTGGGAGGGAATCTCTTCAAACAAGGGCCATTGACCTTAAATAGAGGGAAAGTGAAGAGATAATTGAATTGGAACTTTGTTGTTGCATGCATCagtctattaattaattaatattaaattaattagggGAATCATTATTTTTGGGTTGGTGTgattttaacatatttaaaatatatcaatatcaatAGATTTGTGGAACTCAAATTCATAACATTCTAATTTAATcagaaaaattgtattttttatacaataatttgtGATATTGGTACTATTAACACTTCGATTGCACTTTTATAATGCAAGGACAAGGCCACGTGCCGCTAAATCATGCAATAAGGGggacaaaaaattagaaaattgtattttatgtaCCATAAATTAGGATACTTTTGTGACAATTTGTgtgtaactttttaaaatcacCTTTAACTAgagttgaatttttataacatGTAGAGTTTATTTGACAACTCAATCGCCACTATATTAATTAGCCACCCCTAATTAACCCTTTAATTGGAGGGCACTCGTTACCATTGGTGGCTATCTAGCAATAATCCATGACACTACATAACATATGAAATCTGTGTAAAATATGTCAGCTATCCGTACCATGAAGATGCGGTTCTATTGCTGCTCAACTTCCTTGCCAAATTTGAAAATGtgtcaatattttaaatcaacCCGCATATTCAAAATAAGCaattaaacaattaataatatacataattgaTAATATCCAGAATTTAATGCACCTTTATTTCTGCCATGCCGTAGTAGGAATTGAATTAAAGTTTGATGAATGGTGACAggtacaattttttaaatatgtcaGACTCGgaatcatttaaattatgagtttaaaGTTTTATGATAccgaatattattattattattatttataattttgagcatatgtatgtgtaattagtataaatattatatgtaatctGCAAGTACAAAAATtcagataataattatttaaattggtgcagaatcattaaaattactgtatttttctcttatattagaaaattcataattacgTATCGTACATTACGATAATAATCTATGTACTTCTAAgaactttgaaaaaaattacaactttaattaaaatataatattatttcccATGCATGTTCTAATGTAATGTGGCAAAATAATGCAAGACTAAGGATTTAAAATGTACAATTCACGTGACCATAAATGTTGTTAAGCAACAGAAggtcataaaagaaaaaggaaaatatcgaattaaatttgaatacgcgatattaattatgtggtgaatatattttgaattgtatattaattatatggtatGTGTATAGtaccaattatatgattaatttgtatttgaacgaaccttttgaaaattgtataatttcatTGCACAATAATATCATGACTAAATATTCCAATGGgaagtgttttttttaaagagattttcacataaaaatgagaatatatttaaattagtgatGAGTATGTTGTTAATGgtgttaaattaatatacatattttttttatattatttatatgacaatattaaaattaatagcttGTGAATCGAGTCATACGAATGCAGATATATGTATTTAGTCTActttaattagaaatatattgtttatttgtttatcttgagtttattgattgatttaaaattattgatgtattataataatatcatatttattatataattaatacttttatttgaacagtaaattaattacacgACAAGCATATTGAAtcaaatatagttaaaaattctgaatttttatacaaaatttttacatagaatATCTTAGGATACCTTTACACTGAAGactgaatatttattaattaatgtaattaaaaaaaaaagggggtgGAAAGCAAGAAACAGGAACAAGTTGCTCTTGCTGCTGCTGTTCTTCCTCCCTCGTTTGCCACTGCCACCTCTTCCGCCTTGAGAACCCCACAAATCTCAACAGCTTCTTTGATCCAGTGATCGTTTCCccaccatttttttatttctaccagagagagagagagagcctTGTTTCTCACTCTTGTTCTCCACCTGTGAGTTGTGAAGGGGAAATAGAATAATCAACTCAACCCCATTTCCTTGATCTATGCTGCTGcgcccctctctctctctctaagtCGTCAGAACCTATGTTCTGTACGCTATGCTTCCGCCATTAACGCCTCCTCGATCACTGCCCGACTCTTGATTCGAAGGGCCATTTTaccacacactcacacacctTTACACTCTCTGCTACCAACTTCTCGAAGTTTTACCCATAGCCACTCTCCTTCACGATATAACTCGCCTTTTCTTGTATGCCCACTTCTtagatttgtatttatttccGACCCTTTTCGTTTTGTAATAGAATGTTGACTTGCATAGCCTGCTCGAAGCAGCTAAACACCGCCGGATCTCTGCGTGACCCGCCGGAAGACGATGAAAACGACGCCACTCCTTCCACCAAGCAGGCCATTAAAGCCCTTACTGCCCAAGTAAATTATCACTATCTTCACCTCAATTTCCATAAATAGGATTAGGCCGAGTTTATTTTGAACAGTGGGAAAACggaaaatcattgtaattAATGTTGGGCTATTGATATGACTCTTGAACTTGcgcttctttttttggtttttcttaGTAGGTAATTCACAATGTAGTTATCAATATTTGAAACTTTGTGAAGAAGATTTTGAATTACTCTAATATGTATTCTTGCTTTCTTTGTACATGCCATTCAGATCAAGGACATGGCAGTAAAGGCATCAGGTGCATATAAGAACTGCAAGCCGTGCTCGGGCTCGTCGGGCCAGGACCGTGGCGGAGCCTACTTGGACTCGGACGCCGGCTCAGTGTCAGAGAGGTTTTATGGCTCGTACAGAAGAGCAGGCAGCTCAAACTCTACGCCGCGGCTTTGGGGAAAGGAAATAGAATCCAAGCTGAAGGCCCTTTCCAGTGGCTCGGCCACCCCTGCTTCAGTTAGCGGTAGAACTGAGTCAGTAATGTTCATGGAGGAAGATGAGCCGAAAGAATGGGTTGCACAGGTTGAGCCAGGGGTGTTAATTACCTTCGTTTCATTGCCTCACGGTGGAAATGATCTGAAGCGGATCCGGTTCAGGTAGCAAATTTGGACTTCCGATTTAATCATTCAGATTCAGCCATAGTTATCTTCAattgtttttagttttatacGATTTAGAATAAGATCGAGACCAATATCCTATAATAATGAAGATATGGAAGAATTCCGTCATGCAAAGTATGGCTGTTTACAATTTTGTACAGGAGTTTTATTCAAGACGATTTCGGGACAATGCGTGTTTACAATTATGCTATATTTTGTGTTTAGAAATGTGGGctcaattgaattt from Sesamum indicum cultivar Zhongzhi No. 13 linkage group LG3, S_indicum_v1.0, whole genome shotgun sequence harbors:
- the LOC105157789 gene encoding phospholipid:diacylglycerol acyltransferase 1 gives rise to the protein MSLLRRRKGPVQDATQMQDPEEKKPETQKPEKRSKWSCVDSCCWFIGCICVVWWALLFLYNMMPSSFPQYVTEVITGPMPDPPGVKLKKEGLQAKHPVVFVPGIVTGGLELWEGHSCADGLFRKRLWGGTFGEVYKRPLCWVEHMSLDNETGMDPSGVRVRPVTGLVAADYFAPGYFVWAVLIANLARIGYEEKTMYMAAYDWRLSFQNTEVRDQTLSRIKSNIELMVATNGGNKAVIIPHSMGVLYFLHFMKWVEAPAPMGGGGGPDWCAKHIKAVMNIGGPLLGVPKAVSGLFSAEAKDIAVARAIAPGVLDKDLFRIQTLQHIMKMTRTWDSTMSMIPKGGETIWGSLDWSPEEGYVPSKRKQSINSTENPINTESQSKHVHYGRIISFGKDVADADSSEIQRIDFRDAIKGNNVANNTCHDVWTEYHDMGISGIKAVAEYKAYTAGDVLDLLHYVAPKMMERGSAHFSYGIADNLDDPKYSHYKYWSNPLETRLPNAPDMEVYSMYGIGIPTERAYVYKQIPAADCYIPFQIDTSADEEDENRCLKDGVFTVDGDETVPVLSAGFMSAKGWRGKTRFNPSGLKTYVREYDHAPPANLLEGRGTQSGAHVDIMGNFALIEDIMRVAAGATGDELGGDRVYSDIFKWSEKIELPL